In the genome of Tachysurus vachellii isolate PV-2020 chromosome 9, HZAU_Pvac_v1, whole genome shotgun sequence, one region contains:
- the LOC132851713 gene encoding extracellular calcium-sensing receptor-like, producing the protein MDPVFPLLHVVMAILNFSRANLTTCNLQGHPLYPQLLNDGDIIIGGIFPLHNYWEITDLSYSVSPPPLKCRSLDFTALQSSLTLIFAIEEINNSSLLLPGITLGYKIYDTCSSASLGVKMAMALVNGYDNSISSEPCTKPAQVQAIIGEAYSSVSMAIAMSIGPFSIPQISYFSTCKCLSDKRKYPSFLRTIPSDYFQSKALAEMVSHFGWTWVGAIKRDDDYGNSGMAAFTEVAERLGICIEYSLPFFKTYSKERVLHIVDQVKSATSRVIVAFLGTRELEILLQVFFEHNITGFQWVGTEGWISDSELAKLDKSKILQGAIGLAIPKTKVTGLKNFFVEVRPLKSSGNVIFKEFWETLFKCKYTNQSNSVNIAVCTGQEKLSDVEDIYSDISLMPIYSNVYKGVYAIAQTLHNFLGCNKTCPTKTQPDSLTFLQHLKMVHFKSKDGEEVYFDENGDPPAKYEIINWQVNREYKHELVTVGLYDSSVSFPEHLMINMTHILWAQNNTKVPKSVCSESCSPGTRKAVQKGKPICCFDCIPCAEGEISNMTDSITCEQCQQDYWSNPQKDECVKKEIEYLSYEETMGILLTAASILGAFVTMIITMILFKYRSTPIVKANNSELSFLLLFSLILCFLCSLTFIGQPSDWSCMLRHTAFGITFVLCISCVLGKTVVVLMAFRATLPGSNVMKWFGPPQQRLSVLAVTLIQILICVLWLIISPPFPFKNLERSKEKIILECHLGSAIGFWAVLGYIGLLALLCFILAFLARKLPDNFNEAKFITFSMLIFCAVWITFIPAYVSSPGKFTVAVEIFAILASSFGLLFCIFFPKCYIIILKPEKNNKKQLMGKIPGS; encoded by the exons ATGGATCCAGTTTTTCCCCTATTGCATGTGGTAATGGCCATTCTTAATTTTTCAAGAGCTAATTTAACTACTTGCAACCTACAAGGACATCCACTATATCCACAGCTGTTGAATGATGGAGATATCATAATTGGAGGTATTTTCCCCTTACACAATTATTGGGAGATCACAGATTTGTCCTATTCGGTCAGTCCACCTCCATTGAAATGCAGAAG TCTTGATTTCACAGCCTTGCAGTCTTCACTGACCCTGATTTTTGCAATAGAGGAGATCAATAACAGTTCATTGTTATTGCCTGGAATCACGTTGGGCTACAAGATATATGACACATGTAGTTCTGCATCACTGGGGGTCAAAATGGCTATGGCTCTTGTGAATGGATATGATAACTCAATCTCGAGTGAGCCCTGTACAAAGCCAGCGCAGGTGCAAGCCATAATAGGTGAGGCATACTCATCAGTGTCGATGGCTATAGCGATGAGTATTGGACCTTTCAGCATTCCTCAA ATCAGTTATTTTTCTACCTGTAAGTGTCTCAGTGACAAAAGGAAATACCCTTCCTTTCTGCGCACTATCCCTAGTGACTACTTCCAGAGCAAAGCGCTGGCAGAGATGGTCAGTCACTTTGGCTGGACTTGGGTGGGAGCGATAAAAAGAGATGATGATTATGGTAACAGTGGGATGGCTGCATTTACTGAAGTTGCAGAAAGATTGGGTATATGCATAGAGTATTCCCTACCATTTTTTAAAACCTACTCCAAAGAAAGAGTACTTCATATTGTCGACCAGGTCAAAAGTGCCACGTCTCGGGTGATTGTGGCGTTTCTTGGCACTCGTGAGCTGGAGATCTTGCTTCAGGTTTTCTTTGAGCACAACATCACTGGATTCCAGTGGGTAGGAACAGAGGGTTGGATCTCTGATTCAGAACTGGCCAAACTCGACAAGAGCAAAATATTACAAGGAGCCATTGGGCTAGCTATTCCTAAAACAAAGGTTACAGGTCTAAAAAACTTCTTTGTAGAAGTAAGGCCGCTGAAATCTTCAGgcaatgtcatttttaaagaattctGGGAGACTCTCTTTAAGTGTAAATATACAAATCAGAGTAATTCAGTGAACATAGCAGTGTGCACAGGACAGGAGAAATTGTCTGATGTGGAAGACATATACAGTGACATTTCCTTAATGCCTATTTACAGTAATGTGTATAAAGGAGTATATGCTATTGCACAGACCCTCCATAACTTTCTCGGGTGTAACAAAACATGTCCTACTAAAACTCAGCCTGATTCTCTCACA TTTCTACAGCACCTTAAAATGGTGCATTTCAAAAGCAAAGACGGTGAAGAAGTTTATTTTGATGAAAATGGTGACCCTCCtgcaaaatatgaaataataaactgGCAAGTAAACAGAGAATATAAACATGAACTTGTGACTGTTGGACTTTATGACTCATCTGTGTCTTTTCCGGAGCATCTAATGATAAATATGACTCATATTTTGTGGGCACAGAACAACACTAAG GTGCCAAAATCTGTGTGTAGTGAGAGCTGCTCTCCTGGCACAAGGAAAGCTGTACAGAAAGGAAAACCCATCTGCTGTTTCGACTGCATACCATGTGCTGAAGGAGAGATCAGTAATATGACAG ATTCTATTACCTGTGAACAATGCCAGCAAGATTACTGGTCTAATCCTCAGAAAGATGAGTgtgtaaagaaagaaattgaatatCTTTCTTATGAGGAAACCATGGGAATTTTACTGACAGCAGCTTCTATTCTTGGCGCATTTGTGACaatgataataacaatgatattatttaaatatagaagTACCCCAATAGTCAAAGCTAACAACTCTGAGCTGAGCTTcctgctgctcttctctctgattctgtgttttctctgttcaCTTACATTCATTGGTCAGCCCTCTGATTGGTCCTGTATGCTGCGCCACACAGCGTTCGGGATCACCTTTGTCCTCTGTATCTCCTGTGTTCTGGGGAAAACTGTAGTGGTGTTAATGGCCTTCAGGGCTACACTTCCAGGAAGTAATGTCATGAAGTGGTTTGGGCCTCCACAACAGAGACTCAGTGTACTTGCTGTCACGCTCATACAGATTCTTATTTGTGTGCTTTGGTTAATAATATCCCCACCTTTCCCCTTTAAAAATCTAGAGCGCTCAAAGGAAAAGATCATTCTAGAATGTCATTTGGGATCAGCCATAGGTTTTTGGGCTGTGCTGGGTTACATAGGACTTTTAGCACTGTTGTGTTTTATCTTGGCTTTTCTGGCCCGGAAGCTGCCCGATAATTTTAATGAAGCCAAATTCATCACATTCAGCATGCTGatattctgtgcagtttggatCACATTTATTCCTGCTTATGTGAGTTCACCTGGAAAATTCACTGTAGCTGTAGAGATATTTGCTATTTTAGCCTCGAGCTTTGgtttattattctgtatatttttccCAAAGTGTTACATAATCATACTGAAACCAGAAAAGAATAACAAGAAACAACTTATGGGTAAAATACCGGGTAGTTGA
- the LOC132851714 gene encoding extracellular calcium-sensing receptor-like, translated as MEPVFTFLHMVIAIINFSTAKESVCILQGEPVYPQLWKNGDIIVGGIFPFHSSWEIRDLSYVSMPPPLKCMSLDFRAFQYSQALIFAVEEINNSSSLLPGVSLGYKIYDTCSSMARGVKVALELINGNEKSESNENCTKPAQVQAIIGDTASSPCMAIAKSIGPFSIPIISHYATCECLSDKMKYPSFLRTIPSDYHQSRALAEMVKHFGWTWVGAIRTDDDYGNSGMATFSKVAQQLGVCLEYSLPFFRTYSQEKVLRIVEQIKSSTSRVIVAFLAHWDLEILLHVFFEHNITGYQWVGTEGWISDSAVATLDKHNILQGAIGLAIPKTKVMGLKDFILDINPLKSAGSEIFIKFWEAMFKCKYPTQNDSADIKICTGNEQLSDIENTFTDMSLLPIFNNVYKGVYAVAHTLHGLLDCKQTCPSKKQPDPLTFLEHLKKVRFETSEGEEVYFDVNGDPAAKYDVINWQTNKEHQHVFGTVGRYDSSFPVHERLNVNMSSITWAQNTNKIPISVCSESCSPGTRKAVQKGKPMCCFDCIPCAEGEISNITDSIACDQCQQEYWSNPHRDTCVKKEIEYLSYDEIMGILLTTISAIGTFMTVIIAIIFFKYKNTPIVRANNSELSFLLLFALALCFLCSLTFIGQPSEWSCMLRHTAFGITFVLCISCVLGKTLVVLMAFRATLPGSNVMKWFGPPQQRLSVLAFTLVQVIICVLWLTISPPFPFKNLKSYKEKIILECSLGSAIGFWAILGYIGLLALLCFILAFLARKLPDNFNEAKFITFSMLIFCAVWITFIPAYVSSPGKFTVAVEIFAILASSFALLFCIFLPKCYIILLKPEKNSKKHMMGKNASHS; from the exons ATGGAGCCTGTTTTTACATTCCTACATATGGTAATAGCCATAATTAATTTTTCCACAGctaaagagagtgtgtgtattctgcAAGGAGAGCCTGTATACCCACAGTTATGGAAAAATGGTGATATCATTGTTGGAGGAATTTTCCCATTTCATAGCAGTTGGGAAATCCGAGACTTATCCTATGTGTCGATGCCACCTCCACTAAAATGCATGAG TCTTGATTTCAGAGCCTTCCAGTATTCACAGGCATTGATATTTGCAGTAGAAGAGATCAACAACAGTTCTTCATTACTGCCTGGGGTTTCACTGGGTTACAAGATCTATGACACATGTAGCTCTATGGCAAGAGGGGTAAAAGTGGCACTGGAACTGATTAATGGAAATGAGAAATCAGAATCAAATGAGAACTGTACAAAGCCAGCCCAGGTACAAGCCATAATAGGAGACACAGCCTCATCACCATGCATGGCCATTGCAAAAAGTATTGGCCCCTTTAGCATCCCTATT ATCAGTCACTATGCCACTTGCGAGTGCCTCAGTGACAAAATGAAATATCCCTCATTTCTACGCACTATTCCAAGTGATTATCATCAAAGCAGAGCCCTGGCAGAGATGGTCAAACATTTTGGTTGGACCTGGGTGGGAGCAATAAGAACTGATGATGATTATGGGAACAGTGGAATGGCCACTTTCTCTAAAGTTGCACAACAACTTGGTGTATGCTTAGAATACTCACTTCCATTTTTTCGAACCTACTCACAAGAAAAAGTGCTGAGAATTGTGGAGCAAATCAAAAGCTCCACTTCTCGAGTCATTGTGGCTTTTCTTGCTCACTGGGACTTGGAGATCTTGCTTCATGTGTTTTTTGAGCACAACATCACTGGATATCAATGGGTAGGAACAGAGGGTTGGATCTCTGATTCTGCTGTAGCCACATTAGACAAGCACAATATTCTGCAAGGAGCCATAGGGCTAGCTATACCCAAAACAAAGGTGATGGGTCTGAAGGACTTCATTCTAGATATAAATCCATTGAAATCTGCAGGAAGtgaaatttttattaaattctggGAGGCTATGTTTAAGTGTAAGTACCCTACTCAGAATGATTCTGCAGATATAAAGATTTGCACAGGCAATGAGCAACTGTCTGATATAGaaaacacattcacagacatGTCACTGCTGCCTATTTTCAACAACGTCTATAAGGGTGTGTATGCTGTTGCTCATACCCTACATGGCCTTCTTGACTGCAAACAAACATGTCCTTCAAAAAAGCAACCTGATCCTCTTACA TTTCTGGAACACCTAAAAAAAGTGCGTTTTGAAACTAGTGAAGGAGAAGAAGTTTATTTTGATGTAAATGGTGACCCGGCTGCAAAATATGATGTAATAAACTGGCAAACCAATAAGGAACATCAACACGTGTTCGGCACTGTTGGCCGCTATGACTCATCTTTTCCTGTCCATGAGCGATTGAATGTAAATATGTCCTCAATTACGTGGGCACAAAATACCAATAAG ATACCGATATCGGTGTGTAGTGAGAGCTGCTCTCCTGGCACAAGGAAAGCTGTACAGAAAGGAAAACCCATGTGCTGTTTCGACTGCATACCATGTGCTGAAGGAGAGATCAGTAATATAACAG ATTCTATTGCATGCGATCAATGCCAACAAGAGTATTGGTCAAATCCTCACAGGGATACCTGTGTCAAGAAGGAAATTGAATATCTCTCCTACGATGAAATTATGGGAATTTTACTAACAACTATTTCTGCCATTGGTACATTTATGACTGTAATAATAGCAATCatattctttaaatataaaaatacccCAATAGTCAGAGCCAACAACTCTGAGCTGAGCTTCCTGCTGCTCTTTGCATTGGCTCTGTGCTTCCTCTGTTCACTTACTTTCATTGGTCAGCCCTCTGAGTGGTCATGTATGCTGCGTCACACAGCGTTCGGGATCACCTTTGTCCTCTGTATCTCCTGTGTTCTGGGGAAAACTTTAGTGGTGTTAATGGCCTTCAGGGCTACACTTCCAGGCAGTAATGTCATGAAATGGTTTGGGCCTCCACAACAGAGACTCAGTGTACTCGCCTTCACTCTTGTACAGGTCATTATTTGTGTACTTTGGTTGACAATATCACCTCCTTTCCcctttaaaaacctaaaaagcTACAAGGAAAAGATTATATTAGAATGTAGTTTGGGCTCAGCTATAGGTTTCTGGGCCATTTTGGGTTATATAGGCCTTCTGGcacttttgtgttttatctTGGCTTTTCTGGCCCGGAAGTTGCCTGACAATTTCAATGAAGCCAAATTCATCACATTCAGCATGCTGatattctgtgcagtttggatCACATTTATTCCTGCTTATGTCAGCTCTCCTGGAAAATTCACTGTAGCTGTAGAGATATTTGCCATTTTAGCATCAAgctttgctttattattttgcatatttcttCCAAAGTGTTACATAATTTTACTAAAACCAGAGAAGAATTCTAAAAAGCATATGATGGGGAAGAACGCTTCACATTCTTAG
- the LOC132851146 gene encoding extracellular calcium-sensing receptor-like: MIFAVEEINKNPDILPGLSLGYRIYNNCGSMDILRSSLALVSGNLSSTINEKCKSQTAHAIIGHSGSTPTIAIARTVGQFHIPVISHFATCACLSSRKHFPSFFRTIPSDYYQSRALAQLVKHFGWTWVGAISNENDYGLNGIAMFIMAAHEEGVCIEYSAAFEITSPHHKILQIVDIIKQSTSNVIMAFMSHREVKILVEELHKQNITGLQWIGSDAWISDNSLKESLGHMSLIGSIGFSVPRVTIPNLGLFLENVNPSQFPHSLFLKDFWESVFNCSLRPIEGLRSCDGSENLKHVKNAFTDVSDLRFTNNVYKAVYALGHALHNLLSCNRSNLFFSNSECKDHSQIQPWEVLHFLQNVNFTTPQKENVFFSNNGDSPAKYELINLQKFSEGTTKVVTVGYYDASLPKDRQLTLNGVQIVWKGGSRTVPVSVCSESCLPGTRRAVQKGRPACCYDCIQCAPGEVSNTTDSLNCLKCPVQYWSNTRGDACIPKEIEFLSYKDIMGILLAFFCLVGVLFTILTILIFYYNRNTPIVRANNSEKKKKKKYCTQSQHIVQSDSQRTPFPRT; the protein is encoded by the exons ATGATATTTGCTGtggaagaaataaacaaaaatccagACATTTTGCCTGGATTATCTCTGGGATACAGAATATACAATAACTGTGGATCTATGGATATACTTAGATCATCTTTGGCTTTGGTAAGTGGTAATTTGAGCTcaacaataaatgaaaagtGCAAATCCCAAACAGCTCATGCCATTATTGGACATTCTGGGTCAACACCAACAATAGCCATTGCAAGGACAGTTGGTCAGTTCCATATACCAGTG ATCAGTCATTTTGCAACCTGTGCTTGCCTAAGCAGCAGAAAACATTTCCCCTCCTTCTTCAGAACAATTCCCAGTGATTATTACCAGAGCAGAGCACTGGCTCAGTTGGTCAAACACTTTGGCTGGACCTGGGTAGGAGCCATAAGCAATGAAAATGACTATGGCTTGAATGGCATTGCCATGTTTATAATGGCAGCCCAtgaagagggtgtgtgtatCGAATATTCTGCAGCTTTTGAAATCACAAGTCCACACCACAAAATACTCCAAATCGTTGACATCATCAAACAATCCACATCGAATGTAATAATGGCATTTATGTCTCACAGAGAGGTTAAGATTTTGGTGGAGGAGTTACACAAACAGAATATTACAGGACTGCAGTGGATTGGAAGCGATGCCTGGATCTCAGACAACTCACTCAAAGAAAGCTTGGGACATATGTCTTTAATTGGGTCTATCGGTTTCTCTGTGCCCAGAGTAACGATCCCTAATTTGGGCCTTTTTTTAGAGAATGTCAATCCCTCACAATTCCCTCACAGCTTGTTTCTTAAAGACTTTTGGGAAAGTGTCTTTAACTGCTCACTTAGACCCATTGAAGGCTTGAGGAGCTGCGATGGCtctgagaatttaaaacatgtaaaaaacgCTTTTACTGATGTGTCAGATCTGAGATTCACTAACAACGTCTATAAGGCTGTGTATGCACTGGGGCATGCACTACACAATTTACTTTCATGTAATCGGagcaatttgtttttttctaattcaGAATGTAAAGATCATTCCCAAATACAGCCTTGGGAG GTTCTACACTTCTTGCAGAATGTAAATTTCACTACACCtcagaaagaaaatgtatttttcagcaATAATGGAGATTCTCCAGCAAAATATGAGTTAATTAATCTGCAAAAGTTCTCTGAAGGCACCACAAAAGTAGTAACAGTAGGCTACTACGATGCATCTTTGCCTAAAGACAGGCAGCTCACTTTGAACGGTGTTCAAATTGTCTGGAAAGGAGGAAGCAGAACG GTACCAGTGTCTGTCTGCAGTGAGAGCTGTCTCCCAGGTACCAGAAGAGCTGTTCAGAAAGGAAGGCCTGCCTGTTGCTATGATTGTATACAATGTGCACCAGGAGAAGTTAGCAACACAACAG ATTCACTTAACTGCTTGAAATGCCCAGTACAATATTGGTCAAACACGAGAGGTGATGCCTGTATTCCAAAAGAAATCGAGTTCCTATCTTACAAGGATATAATGGGAATATTgcttgcatttttttgtttggttggtgTGTTGTTTACTATTCTAACTATATTAATTTTCTACTACAATAGAAATACTCCTATCGTCAGGGCCAACAACTCTG aaaaaaaaaaaaaaaaaaaatattgcactCAATCACAGCATATTgtacagtcagacagtcagagaaCTCCATTTCCCAGAACATAA
- the LOC132851715 gene encoding extracellular calcium-sensing receptor-like, translating to MIGGIFSFHNSWEQTVHAFTSGPQQSNCKSLSLREFQNAQTMVFAIEEINNRTDILPGVKLGYKIYDSCGSVEMAIRASLSLVNGHGENTTLKSCSNPETVQAIIAETSSTPSIAISATMGPLHIPVISHFATCACLSNKKKHPSFFRTVPSDYYQSRALAKLVRHFGWTWVGAICSDNDYGNNGMNTFISAAKEEGVCIEFSEAFFRTDPREKIQKIVETIKTATSNVIVAFISYSDMEVLLKEIALQNITGFQWIGSESWISDLNIATPEWQPILKGSMGFAIPKAKINGLGEFLTKLNPASDVELYKQLWETIFECKLPTRGTVDIKEMCNGNEKLSEVQNQYTDVSELQIANNVYKAVYAVAYALHNSYGCSKGDNGQESAIVCTSIAENHHPWHVISELKKLHFTTTTGEDVFFDENGDPAARYDLLNWQRDKDGKTVFVKVGFYDASLQTYLQLSFNNISIAWAHNKPQVPLSVCSESCFPGTRKAVQKGRPICCYDCIPCAEGEISNTTDSVTCIKCPPELWSNDKKDKCVLKTVEFLSFEELMGIILVLFSLLGVTFTIAIAVIFFKHKDTPIVRANNSELSFLLLFSLTLCFLCSLTFIGQPSQWSCMLRHTAFGITFVLCISCVLGKTVVVLMAFRATLPGSNVMKWFGPLQQRLSVLAFTLVQVIICVLWLTISPPFPYKNMKYYKEKIILECHVGSVIGFWAVLGYIGLLALLCFILAFLARKLPDNFNEAKFITFSMLIFCAVWITFIPAYVSSPGKFTVAVEIFAILASSFGLLFCIFVPKCYIILLKPEKNTKKQMMGK from the exons ATGATTGGTGGAATATTTTCCTTTCACAACAGCTGGGAACAGACAGTTCATGCCTTCACATCAGGGCCACAGCAATCCAATTGCAAGAG TTTGAGCCTCCGTGAATTTCAAAATGCACAAACAATGGTATTTGCCATTGAGGAAATAAACAACAGAACAGATATTCTTCCTGGTGTCAAACTGGGTTATAAAATCTATGATTCCTGTGGATCAGTAGAAATGGCTATAAGAGCCTCCTTATCCTTAGTTAATGGCCATGGAGAAAATACAACTTTAAAGTCTTGCTCCAATCCTGAAACAGTTCAAGCAATCATAGCAGAAACATCATCCACCCCATCAATTGCCATCTCTGCTACCATGGGACCTTTGCACATACCTGTG aTTAGTCACTTTGCAACATGTGCATGCCTAAGCAATAAAAAGAAACACCCATCTTTCTTCAGAACTGTTCCCAGTGATTATTACCAGAGCAGAGCTTTGGCTAAGCTGGTACGGCATTTTGGCTGGACATGGGTAGGGGCCATATGCAGTGATAATGACTATGGAAACAATGGTATGAACACCTTTATCAGTGCGGCCAAAGAAGAAGGAGTTTGTATTgaattttctgaagcattttttagGACAGACCCCAGAGAAAAGATTCAGAAAATAGTTGAGACCATTAAGACTGCAACCTCTAACGTTATTGTAGCTTTTATCTCATACTCTGATATGGAGGTTCTTTTAAAGGAAATAGCCTTGCAGAACATCACTGGGTTTCAGTGGATTGGAAGTGAGTCCTGGATTTCTGACTTGAACATTGCTACTCCTGAATGGCAGCCTATTCTTAAGGGATCGATGGGTTTTGCTATACCGAAAGCTAAAATCAATGGTCTAGGGGAATTCCTGACCAAGCTTAATCCAGCTTCTGATGTAGAGCTTTATAAACAGTTGTGGGAAACAATATTTGAATGTAAACTGCCCACAAGAGGAACTGTTGATATTAAAGAAATGTGCAATGGGAATGAAAAACTCAGTGAAGTACAAAACCAATATACAGATGTTTCAGAGTTACAAATTGCAAATAATGTTTACAAGGCTGTGTATGCTGTGGCTTATGCCCTGCATAACAGTTATGGATGTTCAAAGGGGGACAACGGACAAGAAAGTGCTATCGTGTGCACAAGCATAGCTGAAAACCATCACCCATGGCAT GTTATCAGTGAGTTGAAGAAACTTCATTTCACCACTACAACAGGAGAGGATGTTTTCTTTGATGAGAATGGAGATCCAGCAGCGAGGTATGATTTGCTGAACTGGCAGCGAGATAAGGATGGAAAAACTGTGTTTGTTAAAGTCGGCTTTTATGATGCGTCTTTACAAACATACCTTCAGCTGTCATTTAACAACATCAGCATAGCCTGGGCCCACAATAAACCACAG GTGCCGCTCTCTGTGTGCAGTGAAAGTTGTTTTCCCGGCACCAGGAAGGCTGTTCAGAAAGGCAGACCAATCTGCTGTTATGACTGTATACCATGTGCAGAGGGAGAAATAAGCAATACAACAG attCTGTTACTTGTATCAAGTGCCCTCCTGAACTGTGGTCTAATGACAAGAAAGATAAATGTGTCTTAAAGACGGTGGAATTCCTGTCATTTGAGGAATTAATGGGAATCATtcttgtcttgttttctttgttagGAGTAACTTTCACCATCGCCATTGCTGtaattttctttaaacacaagGACACACCAATTGTTAGAGCAAACAACTCTGAGCTGAGCTTCCTGCTGCTCTTTTCTCTGactctgtgttttctctgttcaCTTACATTCATTGGTCAGCCCTCTCAGTGGTCCTGTATGCTGCGCCACACAGCGTTTGGGATCACATTTGTCCTCTGCATCTCCTGTGTTCTGGGGAAAACTGTAGTGGTGTTAATGGCCTTCAGGGCTACACTTCCAGGCAGTAATGTCATGAAATGGTTTGGGCCTCTACAGCAGAGACTCAGTGTACTCGCCTTCACTCTTGTACAGGTCATTATTTGTGTACTTTGGTTAACAATATCTCCTCCTTTTCCatacaaaaatatgaaatactaCAAGGAAAAGATTATATTAGAATGTCATGTAGGCTCAGTTATAGGTTTCTGGGCTGTGCTGGGTTATATAGGCCTTCTGGcacttttgtgttttatctTGGCTTTTCTGGCCCGGAAGTTGCCTGACAATTTCAATGAAGCCAAATTCATCACATTCAGCATGTTGatattctgtgcagtttggatCACATTTATTCCTGCTTATGTCAGCTCTCCTGGAAAATTCACTGTAGCTGTAGAGATATTTGCTATTTTAGCATCAAGCTTTGGTTTATTATTCTGCATATTTGTTCCAAAGTGTTATATAATTTTACTGAAACCAGAGAAGAATACAAAGAAGCAAATGATGGGAAAATAA